TGTTTCTTTTCTGTCCACTCAGCCGGCCCATGGTACCTCCGCTGATCCCCCCAAAGATCCCAGAGGGGGAACGTGTGGACTTCGATGTAAGTAACAGACATCTCATCCCAGGAGGGGCTGCTAGCCTATAGGGTGCAAATTAGGAAGAGGTGCCCCTCCCTAgccactgttttttgtttgtttcctaccCGCTTCTTTTGGAATTGTGTCTTGGCAGCCCCTTAGTTTAGTGTCAGAATACGATGCTTTGCTGCCATCTGCTGGAAACACAGTGCATGGCAGACGTCTGTCCCAGCTGTCAACCccaccaattcttttttttttttttttaatttatttttgcctgcgttgggtctccgttgctccgcgcgggctttctctcgttgcagagcgagcgggggctactcttcgttgcggtgcgcaggcttctcattgcggtggcttctcttgttgcggcgcacaggcttcagtagttgtggctcgcgggctccagagtgcaggctcagtagttgtggcgcatgggcttagttgctctgtggcatgtggtatcttcccagactagggctcaaacatgtgtgccctgcattggcagacggattcttaaccattgcgccaccagggaagcccaaccgcACCAATTCTTGCTGCAAAGGGCTCCCCCTCCTGATGCTTCTCAGAAGTGCTGAGAGGTTGGCACCCTCTTGGGGCACCACCTGGGGAATGACCGTGCTCCCACCCTCTGTCCCCTAGGACATCCACCGGAAGCGCATGGAAAAAGATCTGCTGGAGCTGCAGACGCTCATTGACGTGCATTTTGAACAgcggaagaaagaggaagaggagctcGTGGCACTAAAAGAGCGTATTGTGAGTCAAGGGAGGTGGGGTTCCCCAaattcttctccctccttccatcctttgGGCCTTGGGAGATACGTTCCCGTCCACTACAGACCCAAGGCTGAAACTTTTGGGAAAGTACCCAAGTTGGTGCCCATCACCACTCTTGACCTACCCTGGGAAGTGATAAAGGGGGTGCGTGGTGGTCCCTGCACCCCCTCATTCTTCTGTCTCCCCCAGGAGCGGCGCCGGGCGGAGAGAGCTGAGCAACAGCGCTTCAGAACCGAGAAGGAGCGTGAGCGTCAAGCTAAGCTGGTGGTGGGTGtttcccctcctcccagagcCCAAATGTTACTTTCTCAGCTGGACACTGCAATTTTCCACTCATGACATTCTCTGTGATCCCATAAAAGTCCTCATGCTGTATTATTCAAGGGTCTTTCTGTTGGAAGGGACAGAAACTCCAACCCAAACTGAACTTAGCAGAAAGAGAACTTTATTGGCTCATATAACTAAAAGGTCTAGGGCATGGCttgcttcaggcatggctggatcaaGGGACTCAAATAATATcacaaagacccagcttttaTCTTCCCATCTTGGCCAATATTTCTGTGGACAGTGTGTCCAGGAGGGTGAGCAActcatcctggtttgcctggtACTTTCCTGGTCTGAGCCCTGGAAATCCTGCATCCCATCAGTCCCAGGTAAACCAGATGGTTCCCAGGCAGGGGTGGCAAACGGCCACCAGCAGCTCTGGCTTAAactcctcttttctctgtctcctgcACAAATCCTGGGATGTTTTCAAATTGTTCACCCGTCCACTGTGGAGTGAATCACTGGCTAGTTGGGAGAGAGTGGCTAGAATGCTCCCATTGGTTTAACCCTTGAAAACATGACCTGATTTGGCATCAGGAGTGGCTCACGCAAaccacttgtttttgtttttgttttgccacgctgcgcgacacgtgggatcttagttcccctaccagggatcgaacccatgccccctcacagagtcttaaccactggaccaacagcaAAGTCCCTCaaaccactttatttatttatctatttatctatctatctatctatttatttatttatttatttttggccgtgttgggtcttcgttgctgctggcgccggttttctctagttgcggcgagggggggctactcttcgttgcggtgcgcgggcttctcattgcggtggcttctcttgtttcagagcatgggctctagacatgtgggcttcactagttgtggcatgcaggctcagtaagtgtggctcgcgggctccagagcacaggctcagtagttgtggcgcacgggcttagttgcttcatgacatgtgggatcttcccggaccagggctcgaacccgtgtcccctgcattggcaggtggattcttaaccactgtgccaccagggaagccccctgaaacCACTTTTAAAGAACAGGAAATGGGTGGTGTGGTACGCAAAGGACTGgtctcccaaagatgtccacatcctagtTCCCAGAGACTATGAATATGGGAACCTGcctggcaaaagggactttgtaggtatgattaagttaaagatcttgagatcaGGAGATTCTCCTGGATTTCCTGGGTGAGCCCAGTGTTATCACAAGGGTCCGTAAACAAGGGAGGACCTTGGAAGGTGGGGGAAGTGGCCCTGAGCCAAGGGATGCAGGCGGCCCCTAGAAGCCGGAAGAGCAAAGGGAGTGAATCTCCCCTAATGCCTCCAGAAGGACCCAACCCTGTCCATACCTTGACTTAGCTcatgagacccatttcagacttttgACCTGCAGAACTACAAGCTGATAAActttcattgttttaagccactctgtTTGCAAATTACAGCAGCGAGAGGAAATTGATTCAGGTGGGGAATCCTGGGCAAGTGAAATACCATCATGCCCATCTCACCTGCCTCTCCAGTGGGGATGGGGCTTTGGTCTGGACAAGCCACTAATTCTGGAACATGCAGTGCAGACTTTCTGGATGTGGTAATGCCTTAGTGAAGGCATTCTAGAACCTCTTCCTCAGGCTCAAGGCCAAGAGCCTCTTTACTGCCCCAAGCCCCCCGACTCCCATCACAAGTTACCTTCCATGACCCTCTGAGGACAGTCATTCTCCTCTCATGAGACTAAGGAAGAGTAAGTCCCAGAGAGGGTACGTGCCTGcactgaggtcacacagcaaagatCACCATTGGCCATTTCAGGCTGGAGCATGCAGAAAAAAGCAAGCACGTCCCTCCACTAGTTTAATATTTTCCTTGGGGGTGGTATATAAAGTCTCAAAGAGGAGGAAGGACTTGCAGGTGGTCACACAGCCGGGCCTGGGAAGGTGAGGAGGGGACCGTCAGCATCCTTGCCTGTTCTGATATTGACCTTGTTTTATGCTTGGGTCTGATTGATCCCTGCTTCACTCAGTGCAGAAGAGGGCCCCCTCCCACGTGCCCATCTCAGACCCCCTCCCCTCTCAGTCCAGGGTGCTGGAGGGAGGCCCAGGAATTAACCCCTTTCTTCCCACAGGAGGAGAAGATgcggaaggaagaggaagaggccaAGAAGCGAGCTGAGGATGACGCCAAAAAGAAGAAGGTTCTGTCCAACATGGGGGCCCATTTTGGGGGTTACCTGGTCAAGGTGAGTTCAGCCTGCTAGGGCCTGAACAGGAAACGGGTAGTGTGGTACACAAAGGACTGGTCTCCCAAAGatgtgggaggaggggctgggggcccggACCCCTGGGTCGGACGGGGGATGCACTGAGGCCTGGACCCCTGGGTCTctggagagaggggctggggttctgggctgagggaggagggggctggggcccGGACCCCTGAGTCTGAAGTGGGAGGAAATAGGGGCAGGACTCCTGGGTCTGcgggggaaggggctgggggcccgGACCTCTGGGTCTGAATGGGGCGAGGCGTTGGGGGCCCGTTCCCCGGGTctgagtggggaggggctgggtgtctgggctgagggaggagggggttgggggcCCGGACCCGTGGGTCTGAGGGGGGATGGTCTGGGCTGTCTGGGCTGAGGTGCTGGGGGCCTGGATCCTTGGCtctgaggggggtgggggtggggctggggccgggACCCCTGGgtgtgaggggggaggggctgggagtgtGGGCTAAGGGAGGTGGGGATG
Above is a window of Phocoena sinus isolate mPhoSin1 chromosome 19, mPhoSin1.pri, whole genome shotgun sequence DNA encoding:
- the TNNT1 gene encoding troponin T, slow skeletal muscle isoform X6; this translates as MSDAEEQEYEEEQPEEEERPKPSRPMVPPLIPPKIPEGERVDFDDIHRKRMEKDLLELQTLIDVHFEQRKKEEEELVALKERIERRRAERAEQQRFRTEKERERQAKLVEEKMRKEEEEAKKRAEDDAKKKKVLSNMGAHFGGYLVKAEQKRGKRQTGREMKLRILSERKKPLNIDHMGEEQLREKAQELSDWIHQLESEKFDLMEKMKQQKYEINVLYNRISHAQKFRKGAGKGRVGGRWK